Proteins from one Xiphophorus hellerii strain 12219 chromosome 8, Xiphophorus_hellerii-4.1, whole genome shotgun sequence genomic window:
- the ndor1 gene encoding NADPH-dependent diflavin oxidoreductase 1 isoform X1 gives MAAPALLVLFGSQTGTAQDTAQRVGRQAQRRRLKVRVLPLDGYNVADLISESLVVFVCSTTGQGDAPDNMKNFWRFLFRKSLPAGSLSCLDCAVLGLGDSSYPKFNFVAKKLQKRLVQLGAAMLVPVGLADDQHDLGPDAVIDPWLQSFWEKVLVLYPVLSEVEPLRDDEPLPPSYTLHFLDEKTDQNPERTETVPERNWTDPDRPVPSESSPYPARMLSNRRVTDPTHFQDVRLLDFDISGSNIQFSAGDVVLIRPQNSEDDVQRFCQLLRLDPDSRFTLTPNGDAPGRSAPHRSAAAGSGADLCGSDPVPARLPRPCSVRRLVERYLDVAAVPRRSFFELLAAVATSDLERDKLLEFCSPAGQDQLQAYCGRPRRTALEVLADFPLTTAELEPDRLLDLIPEIQPRSFSIASSLKVLPGRLQVLLAVVRYRTKLHRPRIGLCSNWLASLDPEQGEVLVPLWVKRGGLRFPPDRDTPVVLVGPGTGVAPFRAALQERLSEGKTASVLFFGCRSETKDFYFRSEWAAMTAAGKLQLFTAFSRDQEEKVYVQHRVRERAALLWDLMSNKHGCFYIAGNAKQMPAAVRDALQFAFQQEGGVSAQEAEQMLVAMEKTGRLQSETWS, from the exons ATGGCGGCTCCCGCTCTGCTGGTCCTGTTCGGGAGTCAGACCGGAACCGCCCAGGACACGGCCCAGCGGGTCGGCCGGCAGGCCCAGAGGAGGCGGCTGAAGGTCCGAGTTCTGCCTCTGGACGGATACAACGTG GCCGACCTGATCTCAGAGTCTCTGGTTGTCTTCGTTTGCTCCACCACCGGTCAGGGAGACGCTCCAGACAACATGAAG AACTTCTGGAGGTTCTTGTTCAGGAAGTCTCTGCCGGCCGGGTCGCTGAGCTGCCTGGACTGTGCGGTTCTGGGATTGGGAGATTCATCGTATCCAAA gttTAATTTCGTGGCTAAGAAGCTCCAGAAGCGTCTGGTCCAGCTCGGGGCGGCCATGTTGGTTCCGGTGGGTCTGGCGGACGACCAGCACGACCTGGG GCCGGACGCCGTGATCGACCCGTGGCTCCAGTCGTTCTGggagaaggttctggttctgtaccCGGTTCTGTCCGAAGTGGAGCCGCTGAGGGACGATGAACC ACTGCCGCCGTCGTACACGCTCCACTTCCTGGATGAGAAGACGGACCAGAATCCGGAGCGGACTGAGACCGTCCCGGAGCGGAACTGGACCGACCCAGACCGGCCCGTCCCCTCAGAATCCAGTCCGTACCCGGCCCGGATGCTGTCCAACCGCCGGGTCACCGACCCGACCCACTTCCAGGACGTTCGGCTGCTCGACTTTGACATCAGCGGATCTAACATCCA gttttCAGCCGGAGACGTGGTTCTGATCCGTCCCCAGAACTCAGAGGACGACGTCCAGCGGTTCTGCCAGCTGCTCCGGTTGGACCCGGACTCCAGATTCACGCTGACGCCAAACGGCGACGCTCCAGGTAGATCCGCTCCACATAGATCCGCTGCTGCAGGTTCTGGTGCTGATCTGtgcggttctgacccagttccgGCCCGGCTGCCTCGGCCCTGCTCGGTGCGCCGCCTGGTGGAGCGTTACCTGGACGTGGCGGCCGTTCCGCGCCGCTCCTTCTTCGAGCTGCTGGCCGCCGTGGCGACCTCTGACCTGGAGCGGGACAagctgctggagttctgctcGCCGGCGGGTCAGGACCAGCTGCAGGCGTACTGCGGCCGGCCGCGCCGCACCGcgctggag GTTCTGGCAGACTTTCCTCTCACCACAGCAGAACTGGAACCGGACCGGCTGCTGGACCTGATCCCAGAGATCCAGCCGCGCTCCTTCTCCATCGCCTCGTCCCTGAAG GTTCTGCCCGGCCGGCTGCAGGTTCTGCTGGCCGTGGTCCGCTACAGAACCAAGCTGCACCGACCCAGAATAGGGCTCTGCTCCAACTGGCTGGCCTCTCTGGACCCGGAACAAG GCGAGGTTCTGGTTCCGCTGTGGGTGAAGCGGGGCGGCCTGCGGTTCCCTCCGGACCGGGACACGCCCGTGGTTCTGGTGGGACCCGGAACCGGAGTGGCTCCCTTCAGAGCGGCGCTGCAGGAGAGGCTGTCTGAGGGAAAAACAG CCAGCGTTCTGTTCTTCGGCTGTCGCTCGGAGACCAAGGACTTCTACTTCCGCTCTGAGTGGGCGGCCATGACGGCGGCCgggaagctgcagctcttcaCCGCTTTCTCCAGGGACCAG gaggagaaggtgTACGTTCAGCACCGTGTGAGGGAGAGGGCAGCGCTGCTCTGGGACCTGATGAGCAACAAACATGGCTGCTTCTACATCGCCGG gaaCGCCAAGCAGATGCCGGCCGCCGTGCGCGACGCGCTGCAGTTCGCCTTCCAGCAGGAAGGGGGCGTGTCCGCCCAGGAGGCGGAGCAGATGCTGGTCGCCATGGAGAAGACGGGCCGCCTGCAGAGCGAGACCTGGTCCTGA
- the ndor1 gene encoding NADPH-dependent diflavin oxidoreductase 1 isoform X2: MAAPALLVLFGSQTGTAQDTAQRVGRQAQRRRLKVRVLPLDGYNVADLISESLVVFVCSTTGQGDAPDNMKNFWRFLFRKSLPAGSLSCLDCAVLGLGDSSYPKFNFVAKKLQKRLVQLGAAMLVPVGLADDQHDLGPDAVIDPWLQSFWEKVLVLYPVLSEVEPLRDDEPLPPSYTLHFLDEKTDQNPERTETVPERNWTDPDRPVPSESSPYPARMLSNRRVTDPTHFQDVRLLDFDISGSNIQFSAGDVVLIRPQNSEDDVQRFCQLLRLDPDSRFTLTPNGDAPVPARLPRPCSVRRLVERYLDVAAVPRRSFFELLAAVATSDLERDKLLEFCSPAGQDQLQAYCGRPRRTALEVLADFPLTTAELEPDRLLDLIPEIQPRSFSIASSLKVLPGRLQVLLAVVRYRTKLHRPRIGLCSNWLASLDPEQGEVLVPLWVKRGGLRFPPDRDTPVVLVGPGTGVAPFRAALQERLSEGKTASVLFFGCRSETKDFYFRSEWAAMTAAGKLQLFTAFSRDQEEKVYVQHRVRERAALLWDLMSNKHGCFYIAGNAKQMPAAVRDALQFAFQQEGGVSAQEAEQMLVAMEKTGRLQSETWS, from the exons ATGGCGGCTCCCGCTCTGCTGGTCCTGTTCGGGAGTCAGACCGGAACCGCCCAGGACACGGCCCAGCGGGTCGGCCGGCAGGCCCAGAGGAGGCGGCTGAAGGTCCGAGTTCTGCCTCTGGACGGATACAACGTG GCCGACCTGATCTCAGAGTCTCTGGTTGTCTTCGTTTGCTCCACCACCGGTCAGGGAGACGCTCCAGACAACATGAAG AACTTCTGGAGGTTCTTGTTCAGGAAGTCTCTGCCGGCCGGGTCGCTGAGCTGCCTGGACTGTGCGGTTCTGGGATTGGGAGATTCATCGTATCCAAA gttTAATTTCGTGGCTAAGAAGCTCCAGAAGCGTCTGGTCCAGCTCGGGGCGGCCATGTTGGTTCCGGTGGGTCTGGCGGACGACCAGCACGACCTGGG GCCGGACGCCGTGATCGACCCGTGGCTCCAGTCGTTCTGggagaaggttctggttctgtaccCGGTTCTGTCCGAAGTGGAGCCGCTGAGGGACGATGAACC ACTGCCGCCGTCGTACACGCTCCACTTCCTGGATGAGAAGACGGACCAGAATCCGGAGCGGACTGAGACCGTCCCGGAGCGGAACTGGACCGACCCAGACCGGCCCGTCCCCTCAGAATCCAGTCCGTACCCGGCCCGGATGCTGTCCAACCGCCGGGTCACCGACCCGACCCACTTCCAGGACGTTCGGCTGCTCGACTTTGACATCAGCGGATCTAACATCCA gttttCAGCCGGAGACGTGGTTCTGATCCGTCCCCAGAACTCAGAGGACGACGTCCAGCGGTTCTGCCAGCTGCTCCGGTTGGACCCGGACTCCAGATTCACGCTGACGCCAAACGGCGACGCTCCAG ttccgGCCCGGCTGCCTCGGCCCTGCTCGGTGCGCCGCCTGGTGGAGCGTTACCTGGACGTGGCGGCCGTTCCGCGCCGCTCCTTCTTCGAGCTGCTGGCCGCCGTGGCGACCTCTGACCTGGAGCGGGACAagctgctggagttctgctcGCCGGCGGGTCAGGACCAGCTGCAGGCGTACTGCGGCCGGCCGCGCCGCACCGcgctggag GTTCTGGCAGACTTTCCTCTCACCACAGCAGAACTGGAACCGGACCGGCTGCTGGACCTGATCCCAGAGATCCAGCCGCGCTCCTTCTCCATCGCCTCGTCCCTGAAG GTTCTGCCCGGCCGGCTGCAGGTTCTGCTGGCCGTGGTCCGCTACAGAACCAAGCTGCACCGACCCAGAATAGGGCTCTGCTCCAACTGGCTGGCCTCTCTGGACCCGGAACAAG GCGAGGTTCTGGTTCCGCTGTGGGTGAAGCGGGGCGGCCTGCGGTTCCCTCCGGACCGGGACACGCCCGTGGTTCTGGTGGGACCCGGAACCGGAGTGGCTCCCTTCAGAGCGGCGCTGCAGGAGAGGCTGTCTGAGGGAAAAACAG CCAGCGTTCTGTTCTTCGGCTGTCGCTCGGAGACCAAGGACTTCTACTTCCGCTCTGAGTGGGCGGCCATGACGGCGGCCgggaagctgcagctcttcaCCGCTTTCTCCAGGGACCAG gaggagaaggtgTACGTTCAGCACCGTGTGAGGGAGAGGGCAGCGCTGCTCTGGGACCTGATGAGCAACAAACATGGCTGCTTCTACATCGCCGG gaaCGCCAAGCAGATGCCGGCCGCCGTGCGCGACGCGCTGCAGTTCGCCTTCCAGCAGGAAGGGGGCGTGTCCGCCCAGGAGGCGGAGCAGATGCTGGTCGCCATGGAGAAGACGGGCCGCCTGCAGAGCGAGACCTGGTCCTGA
- the ntmt1 gene encoding N-terminal Xaa-Pro-Lys N-methyltransferase 1: MGDVAEDKSSFYSNAEDYWKEVPPTVDGMLGGYGSISSIDISGSKAFLRKFLGDGEGKTGTGRALDCGAGIGRISKRLLLPLFRTVDLVDVTQEFLDKARAFLGDDAERVGNYYCCGLQEFIPEPDRYDVIWIQWVIGHLTDDHLVAFLQRCQKALRPAGLIIIKDNVSYEGVVPDDVDSSVCRDLDIVRRLVGRAGLRVVHEEQQLNFPKEIYQVHTLALR, translated from the exons ATGGGGGACGTGGCGGAGGACAAGTCCAGCTTCTACTCCAATGCGGAGGACTACTGGAAGGAAGTCCCGCCCACCGTTGACGGGATGCTCGGCGGCTACGGCAGCATCTCCAGCATCGACATCAGCGGCTCCAAGGCCTTCCTCAGGAAGTTTCTCGGG GACGGCGAAGGGAAGACGGGGACGGGCCGCGCGCTGGACTGCGGCGCGGGGATCGGCCGCATCAGCAAgcggctgctgctgccgctgttCCGGACCGTGGACCTGGTGGACGTGACCCAGGAGTTCCTGGACAAGGCCCGGGCGTTCCTGGGCGACGACGCCGAGCGGGTCGGGAACTACTACTGCTGCGGCCTGCAGGAGTTCATCCCAGAACCGGACCGCTACGACGTCATCTGGATCCAGTGGGTCATCG GTCACCTGACCGACGACCACCTGGTGGCGTTCCTGCAGCGCTGCCAGAAAGCCCTTCGTCCCGCCGGCCTCATCATCATCAAAGACAACGTGTCGTACGAAGGCGTCGTCCCCGACGACGTGGACAGCAGCGTGTGCCGGGACCTGGACATCGTGCGGCGCCTGGTGGGCCGGGCCGGCCTGCGGGTCGTCCacgaggagcagcagctcaacTTCCCCAAGGAGATCTACCAGGTGCACACGCTGGCCCTCAGGTAG